One window of the Trifolium pratense cultivar HEN17-A07 linkage group LG2, ARS_RC_1.1, whole genome shotgun sequence genome contains the following:
- the LOC123907964 gene encoding B-box domain protein 30-like: MKKKCELCKKPAKLFCESDQASLCWECDAKVHTANFIVTKHHRFLLCHICQSLTPWHGTGPKFVPTISLCNHCVSVSNNNNDHHHHHDDDDDQDEDIEDEDDADDEDEENQVVPWKSTPPPSVSSSSSYSATSTTNY, from the coding sequence atgaagaaaaaatgtgAACTATGCAAAAAACCAGCAAAATTGTTCTGTGAATCAGATCAAGCAAGTCTTTGTTGGGAATGTGATGCAAAAGTTCATACTGCAAATTTCATAGTCACAAAACATCACAGGTTTCTTCTATGTCATATTTGTCAATCTCTAACACCTTGGCATGGCACTGGACCTAAGTTTGTTCCCACAATCTCACTTTGCAATCACTGTGTTTCTGTTTCCAACAATAACAAtgatcaccaccaccaccacgaTGACGATGATGATCAAGATGAGGATATTGAGGATGAGGATGATgctgatgatgaagatgaagaaaatcAAGTTGTTCCATGGAAATCTACACCTCCACCATCAGTTTCTTCTAGTTCTTCATATAGTGCAACTAGTACTACAAATTATTAG
- the LOC123907965 gene encoding calcium-binding protein KRP1-like, whose amino-acid sequence MASNSKKNGASVVFEDYFPSMMEKLGSEGFMKELTNGFNVLMDREKKVITFESLKRNSALLGLEGMSDEEIICMLREGDLDGDGALDEMEFCTLMFRLSPALMNDSKQLLEEAIFTGI is encoded by the coding sequence ATGGCATCAAATTCGAAGAAGAATGGTGCATCAGTTGTTTTTGAAGACTACTTCCCTTCAATGATGGAGAAACTAGGAAGTGAAGGGTTTATGAAGGAATTGACAAATGGTTTTAATGTGTTGATGGATAGAGAGAAGAAAGTGATAACATTTGAGAGCTTGAAGAGGAACTCTGCATTACTTGGGTTGGAAGGTATGAGTGATGAAGAGATTATATGCATGCTTAGAGAAGGTGATCTTGATGGAGATGGAGCTCTTGATGAGATGGAGTTTTGCACCCTCATGTTTAGGTTGAGTCCTGCTTTGATGAATGACTCTAAGCAACTTTTGGAAGAAGCTATTTTCACTGGCATTTGA
- the LOC123907962 gene encoding OVARIAN TUMOR DOMAIN-containing deubiquitinating enzyme 1: MRNKEPALDDGEVEYEAGPESCWGNFEDDDVMQQQFSIQDDEAKKFPFVGDKEPLSSLAAEYQSGSPILLEKIKVLDQQYAAIRRTRGDGNCFFRGFMFSYLEHVLEAQDSAEIDRIKANVERSRNALQTLGYPELTFEDFFTLFLEQLEDVIQGKEISISPEELVLRSRDQSVSDYVVMFFRFVTSAEIQKRSEFFEPFIMGLSNTTVEQFCKSAVEPMGEESDHVHITAISDALGIPIRVVYLDRSSCDTGGVSVNHHDFIPAAGDLPSARGSSDKNNPFITLLYRPGHYDILYPK; this comes from the exons ATGCGGAATAAAGAACCAGCTTTGGATGATGGGGAAGTTGAGTATGAGGCTGGTCCTGAATCTTGTTGGGGCAattttgaagatgatgatgtaATGCAGCAGCAATTTTCTATTCAGGATGATGAAGCCAAAAAATTTCCATTTGTTGGTGACAAG GAACCGCTATCTAGCTTGGCTGCTGAATATCAATCAGGCAGTCCTATCTTATTGGAGAAAATCAAG GTGCTTGATCAGCAATATGCTGCTATTCGGCGTACTCGGGGAGATGGAAACTGCTTCTTTCGAGGCTTTATGTTTTCATATCTT GAGCATGTTTTGGAAGCTCAAGACAGTGCAGAAATTGATCGCATCAAAGCAAATGTTGAGAGAAGTAGAAATGCACTTCAAACCTTGGGTTATCCAGAATTGacttttgaagatttttttacg TTATTCCTTGAGCAGCTGGAAGATGTTATTCAAGGGAAAGAGATTTCCATAAG TCCTGAAGAGCTTGTGCTTAGAAGCCGAGATCAGTCAGTATCTGATTATG TTGTTATGTTCTTCAGATTTGTTACGTCTGCTGAAATACAAAAGCGCTCAGAATTTTTTGAACCATTCATAATGGGCTTATCCAATACAACAGTTGAGCAG TTTTGCAAATCAGCTGTTGAACCAATGGGTGAAGAGAGCGATCATGTTCACATTACTGCCATTTCAGATGCATTGGGCATTCCAATCCGTGTTGTGTACCTTGACCGCAGCTCATGCGATACTGGTGGTGTCAGTGTAAATCATCATGATTTCATTCCAGCTGCTGGTGATCTTCCAAGTGCTAGAGGTAGCTCTGACAAGAACAATCCCTTCATTACATTACTATATCGTCCTGGTCATTATGATATCCTCTATCCAAAGTGA